The following are encoded in a window of Wolbachia endosymbiont (group B) of Hofmannophila pseudospretella genomic DNA:
- the gyrB gene encoding DNA topoisomerase (ATP-hydrolyzing) subunit B, which translates to MESNYNADAIKILRGLDAVRKRPGMYIGDTDDGSGLHHMVYEVVDNAIDESLAGYCSKIEVSINEDGSVSVTDNGRGIPTDIHAEEGISAAEVIMTQLHAGGKFDSNTYKVSGGLHGVGISVVNALSSWLELTIWRNKKEHFMRFEDGESVESLKVVNENTSKRGTRVTFMPSTGTFSSIDFSYSTLESRIRELAFLNSNIEIILCDLRNKPHVKSHFNDSKESEDNFGTANFVRYLDKNKTHVTKIASIRDDVKDLGTSVEISMEWNDSYYENMLCFTNNIRQRDGGTHLAGFRSALTRCINNYANNEGFLKKAKVNLTGEDVREGLTCVLSLKMPDPKFSSQTKDKLVSSEARAVIESIVFDKLSTILETDPKLAASIVERAIRSAKGREAARKARELVKNKNNINIATLPGKLADCQEKIPELSELFIVEGNSAGGTAKQGRNRKTQAVLALRGKILNVERAGLDRIFSSAEIGSLITAIGAGIGSEHFDIEKTRYHKIIIMTDADVDGSHIRTLILTFFFRHMREVIEKGYLYIAQPPLYKVTKNAKDTYIKDDETFEEYIVNSAIKRLTLNGVGKDLRFVLNKCLSISNISKNYDREIPKDLLESLLILSKKNALLSADEILKYLKLMYSEYTWEVEVKDEEIHIAKLFQGLADKYVFSLSMLESKEIQNILSSLDNIIDLFNGDSFLQSQETEIKIKSPSALAKIVMDYGKKGLTLQRFKGLGEMNADQLWETTLNPETRTLLKVEIKDCEEADSIFSVLMGDIVEPRRDFINNNALNVHDVDI; encoded by the coding sequence ATGGAAAGTAACTACAACGCTGACGCAATAAAAATCCTAAGAGGTCTTGATGCTGTGAGAAAGCGTCCGGGTATGTATATTGGTGACACTGATGATGGATCAGGCTTGCACCATATGGTGTATGAGGTTGTTGACAATGCGATAGATGAGTCTTTAGCTGGTTATTGTAGTAAGATTGAAGTTAGCATAAATGAAGATGGCTCAGTATCTGTAACCGATAACGGTCGTGGCATTCCAACTGATATTCATGCAGAGGAAGGAATATCAGCAGCAGAAGTAATAATGACCCAACTACATGCAGGAGGTAAATTTGACAGCAATACCTATAAGGTTTCCGGAGGATTACATGGTGTTGGAATTTCAGTTGTTAATGCGTTATCGAGTTGGTTGGAATTAACCATCTGGCGCAACAAAAAAGAACATTTTATGCGCTTTGAAGATGGTGAGTCTGTTGAATCTTTAAAGGTAGTCAATGAAAACACAAGTAAAAGAGGAACTAGAGTAACGTTTATGCCATCAACGGGGACTTTTAGTAGTATTGATTTTAGTTACTCCACTCTTGAGAGTCGCATCAGAGAATTGGCATTTTTAAACTCAAATATTGAGATCATTTTGTGTGATCTCCGTAATAAACCACATGTAAAGTCTCATTTTAACGATAGTAAAGAGTCTGAAGATAATTTTGGTACAGCTAATTTTGTACGCTACTTAGACAAGAATAAGACACATGTTACTAAAATTGCCAGCATTAGAGATGATGTAAAAGATCTAGGTACCAGTGTAGAAATATCAATGGAGTGGAATGATTCCTACTATGAGAATATGCTATGCTTCACAAATAATATAAGACAACGGGATGGTGGTACGCATTTGGCAGGGTTTAGATCTGCACTAACCAGATGTATCAATAACTATGCAAATAATGAAGGTTTTTTGAAGAAGGCAAAAGTGAACTTGACTGGAGAAGATGTTAGAGAAGGCTTAACTTGTGTTTTATCTCTCAAGATGCCTGATCCTAAATTTTCTTCACAGACAAAAGATAAATTGGTCAGTTCTGAAGCGCGGGCAGTTATAGAGAGTATAGTTTTTGACAAGTTGAGTACAATACTTGAAACTGACCCCAAGTTAGCAGCAAGTATAGTAGAAAGAGCAATTAGGTCAGCAAAAGGAAGAGAAGCCGCAAGAAAAGCACGAGAGTTAGTTAAAAATAAAAACAATATTAATATTGCAACTCTACCTGGAAAGCTTGCCGATTGTCAGGAAAAAATTCCTGAGTTATCGGAATTGTTTATAGTAGAGGGTAATTCTGCAGGTGGTACTGCAAAGCAGGGACGTAATCGTAAAACACAGGCGGTACTTGCTTTAAGAGGAAAAATTCTAAACGTAGAACGTGCAGGGCTGGATCGTATTTTTTCATCTGCAGAAATTGGCTCTCTGATCACGGCAATTGGAGCTGGAATAGGGAGTGAGCACTTCGATATTGAAAAAACTAGGTATCATAAAATTATCATTATGACAGACGCAGACGTTGATGGATCGCATATAAGAACTTTGATTCTAACTTTCTTTTTTAGACATATGCGTGAAGTAATTGAAAAAGGATATTTATACATAGCGCAGCCACCCCTCTATAAAGTTACAAAAAATGCTAAAGATACTTATATCAAAGATGATGAAACTTTTGAAGAGTATATAGTAAATTCAGCGATTAAAAGATTAACATTAAATGGTGTAGGCAAAGATTTGCGTTTCGTTTTGAATAAGTGTCTCAGTATTTCAAACATTAGCAAAAATTATGATAGGGAAATACCAAAAGATCTCTTAGAATCATTGCTAATTTTAAGTAAAAAGAATGCTCTATTGTCTGCTGATGAGATATTAAAATATTTAAAATTGATGTATAGTGAATATACTTGGGAAGTAGAAGTAAAAGATGAGGAAATTCACATTGCTAAATTGTTTCAAGGGTTAGCAGACAAATATGTATTCTCGCTTAGTATGCTTGAAAGCAAAGAAATACAGAATATATTGAGTTCTCTTGATAACATAATTGACTTATTTAATGGTGATTCATTTTTACAGTCGCAAGAAACTGAAATAAAAATAAAGTCTCCAAGTGCACTCGCAAAAATAGTGATGGATTATGGTAAAAAAGGTTTAACTCTGCAGAGATTTAAAGGCCTTGGTGAAATGAATGCTGATCAGCTTTGGGAAACTACACTCAATCCAGAAACTAGAACTCTGCTAAAAGTTGAAATAAAAGATTGTGAGGAAGCAGATAGCATATTCTCGGTGCTAATGGGTGATATAGTTGAACCACGTCGTGACTTTATAAATAACAATGCACTTAACGTGCATGATGTTGATATTTGA
- a CDS encoding CvpA family protein, giving the protein MFFDSLIIFIIVLCVIISITRGFIKELCALMFLLLSVFLTASYYDFFIINYSKYFDSKVTQNILSTISVFIILNLTFMTMNNWLMYILSPIRLGLMDRVTGIFVGALRGILLSYVLFFAVHLYCHTVYDKKEGESKIDAEDILPNWIINSHSYQALFVTTEEVINMYVPESLILKIKEIGEEMVDQEKSQNNKEK; this is encoded by the coding sequence ATGTTTTTCGATAGCCTAATTATCTTTATTATTGTCTTGTGTGTAATAATATCGATAACTAGAGGTTTTATAAAAGAGCTATGTGCATTAATGTTCTTGCTCTTATCAGTCTTTTTGACAGCTAGTTACTATGATTTTTTTATTATAAATTATAGTAAGTATTTTGACTCTAAAGTTACACAAAACATACTTTCTACAATCTCTGTATTTATCATACTTAATCTTACATTCATGACAATGAATAACTGGCTAATGTACATATTATCACCTATAAGGTTGGGATTAATGGATAGAGTTACTGGAATCTTTGTCGGAGCACTTAGAGGAATATTGCTTTCTTATGTACTATTTTTTGCTGTGCACTTATATTGCCACACAGTATATGATAAAAAAGAGGGAGAGTCTAAAATAGATGCAGAAGACATATTGCCCAATTGGATAATAAATTCACACTCTTATCAGGCTTTATTTGTGACAACAGAAGAAGTAATTAACATGTATGTGCCAGAGTCATTGATACTAAAAATAAAAGAGATCGGTGAGGAAATGGTTGATCAAGAAAAATCTCAAAACAATAAAGAAAAGTGA
- the polA gene encoding DNA polymerase I has product MKEKTFTIIDGYGFLFRAYYVLHHLTTTTGIPIGAVYGFLNMVLRYIVHSDYLTIALDSGKKNFRHSLYSEYKANRVTPPEDLIPQFTILREAVEAFNFSYEEIEGYEADDIIATLAAKYANHEDFKVVVVSSDKDLFQLLNYNILIFDPIKNIYVDEKQVIEKFGVNSNKLLDLFSLTGDASDNIPGVPGIGPKTAAKLLDKFDSLDNIIENINNIEQTRVRNILTEHKEKALISRELLSLCKKVDLQHDIVKYEVHPPNMEKLLSFLKKYEFNSLIGKVEKLFSYSGSSTKEKTEYSSEELEKFLEYCRYEGKIAIHCHFENNALNEISLSCSEDNIFYIDQSCLQDALTIINSTLFSNEVLKIIHDIRKIREIFPTIERVLDSIDDLMIMSYSLDTGKHDHSIPNIVAHNLSENVENFSAKTLIAIHEKLTQRLFQEKLFTIYERFDRPLMKVVFDMEKNGILLNIQKLQELSDKFEQLIAVFENDIHNLAGEKFNIASPKQLSDILFNKIGLSKKKKSKSGSYSTNSEVLEALEEEGTEIAGKILSWRHLSKLKGTYTDALIKQVDPLDGRIHTSFSITVTATGRLSSSNPNLQNIPIRSEEGSLIRQAFIVPKGCKIISADYSQIELRLLAHVADVAAFKEAFANREDIHDITARQVFGVQEIDEQLRRKAKTINFGIIYGISPFGLAKRLGITIAEAAEYINYYFSCYPEIKVYMEKAVSIARNHGYVETLFGRRCFVRDINNKIPYLRQFAERAAINAPLQGTAADIIKRAMIQLFDQLKTGKIILQVHDELLVEVEDDKVQETAKLMKDVMENAVKISIPLEVEIEIGDNWGFS; this is encoded by the coding sequence ATGAAAGAAAAGACTTTCACAATCATTGATGGTTACGGTTTTCTTTTCAGAGCTTATTACGTTTTGCATCATTTAACTACCACAACCGGTATTCCAATAGGTGCTGTGTATGGCTTTTTGAATATGGTTCTGAGGTATATTGTCCATTCGGACTACTTAACTATAGCACTTGATTCTGGCAAAAAAAATTTCAGGCACAGTTTATATTCTGAGTATAAAGCAAACAGAGTAACGCCTCCTGAGGATTTAATTCCACAATTTACAATACTGAGAGAAGCGGTGGAAGCTTTTAACTTCAGCTATGAAGAGATTGAAGGCTATGAAGCAGATGACATAATTGCAACACTAGCTGCAAAATATGCCAACCACGAAGACTTTAAAGTAGTAGTAGTCTCATCAGATAAAGACTTATTTCAACTTTTGAATTACAACATTCTAATATTTGATCCTATCAAAAATATATACGTAGATGAAAAACAAGTGATAGAAAAATTTGGTGTAAATTCAAATAAGCTTCTTGATTTATTTTCTCTAACTGGAGATGCATCTGATAACATTCCAGGCGTTCCAGGAATAGGCCCAAAAACTGCAGCTAAATTGCTGGATAAATTTGATTCGTTGGATAACATTATAGAAAACATCAATAACATTGAGCAAACAAGAGTTCGTAATATTCTTACTGAGCATAAGGAAAAAGCACTAATTTCAAGAGAACTTTTGTCACTATGCAAAAAAGTAGATCTTCAACATGATATTGTAAAATATGAAGTCCATCCTCCAAATATGGAAAAATTGTTATCCTTTTTGAAGAAATATGAATTTAATTCATTGATAGGAAAAGTAGAAAAGCTTTTTTCTTATAGTGGATCTAGCACAAAAGAGAAAACAGAATATAGTAGTGAAGAATTAGAAAAATTTTTGGAGTATTGCAGATATGAAGGTAAAATTGCAATTCATTGCCACTTTGAAAACAATGCATTAAACGAAATCTCCTTATCTTGCAGTGAAGATAATATTTTCTACATAGATCAAAGCTGCCTACAAGATGCACTCACTATAATAAATTCAACTTTATTTTCAAATGAGGTGCTTAAAATAATACATGATATTAGAAAGATCAGAGAAATATTTCCTACAATAGAGAGAGTGCTAGACTCAATTGATGACTTGATGATCATGTCATATAGTCTTGACACAGGTAAGCATGATCACAGCATTCCAAACATAGTTGCGCATAATTTGAGTGAGAATGTAGAAAATTTTTCGGCAAAAACTTTAATAGCGATCCATGAGAAACTGACACAAAGATTATTTCAGGAAAAACTTTTTACGATTTACGAACGCTTCGACAGGCCTCTCATGAAAGTAGTATTTGATATGGAGAAAAATGGAATACTGCTTAATATTCAAAAACTACAGGAACTGTCTGATAAGTTTGAGCAGCTAATTGCTGTATTTGAAAACGATATACATAACTTAGCAGGAGAAAAATTTAATATTGCATCACCAAAACAATTAAGTGATATTTTATTTAATAAAATAGGGCTAAGTAAAAAGAAAAAGTCAAAATCCGGGTCTTATAGCACCAACTCTGAAGTTCTAGAGGCACTTGAAGAGGAGGGGACAGAAATCGCAGGTAAAATTTTAAGTTGGCGACATCTAAGTAAATTAAAGGGTACCTATACTGACGCGTTAATAAAACAGGTTGATCCGCTTGATGGTAGGATACATACAAGCTTTTCAATCACTGTGACTGCAACTGGAAGGCTGAGCTCTAGCAATCCTAATTTACAAAATATTCCTATCAGAAGCGAAGAAGGTAGTCTTATCAGGCAAGCGTTTATTGTGCCAAAAGGGTGCAAGATAATTTCTGCCGACTATTCGCAAATAGAATTAAGACTCCTGGCACATGTGGCAGATGTTGCGGCATTTAAAGAAGCTTTTGCAAATAGGGAAGATATTCATGATATCACCGCAAGACAAGTTTTTGGAGTTCAAGAAATAGATGAGCAATTAAGACGCAAAGCAAAAACCATTAATTTTGGAATTATATATGGAATTAGTCCATTTGGCCTTGCAAAGCGACTTGGAATTACCATTGCGGAGGCTGCTGAATACATTAATTACTATTTTTCTTGTTACCCAGAAATAAAGGTCTATATGGAAAAAGCAGTATCTATCGCGAGAAATCATGGTTATGTAGAAACTTTGTTTGGCAGAAGATGTTTTGTAAGAGACATCAACAATAAAATTCCTTATCTAAGACAATTTGCAGAAAGGGCAGCAATAAATGCACCGCTGCAAGGAACCGCCGCTGATATAATAAAACGTGCAATGATTCAGCTTTTTGATCAATTGAAAACAGGTAAAATAATCCTCCAAGTTCACGATGAGCTACTAGTTGAAGTAGAGGACGATAAGGTACAAGAAACAGCAAAACTTATGAAAGACGTAATGGAAAATGCAGTAAAAATTTCTATACCGCTTGAAGTAGAAATAGAAATTGGCGACAACTGGGGCTTTTCTTAA
- the gatA gene encoding Asp-tRNA(Asn)/Glu-tRNA(Gln) amidotransferase subunit GatA: protein MNELRRFTITEMYDGLRRGDFSAVELVETHVSAVENEQLNAFVTKTPEIAIKAAKIADEYFLKQKDNISSLMGIPVGVKDLFCTKGIKTTACSKMLENFIPTYESTVSNLLLKSGAAMLGKLNMDEFAMGSANINSYFGPVENVWIRESDGEKVVPGGSSGGSAASVAGFLCAGALGSDTGGSVRQPAAYCGVVGIKPTYGRCSRFGMIAFASSLDQAGVITRSVSDSALMLETICGYDEKDSTSSEKPVPKFSNLINGDIKGKRIGIPKEYRMDGISEEIVHHWEKVSSNLKENGAEVVDITLPHTKYAIPVYYLICSAETSSNLARYDGVRYGFRVDADTLEEMYSLTRAEGFGKEVKRRILIGSYALSSGHYNEYYEKAQCIRALIRNDFIKAFEKIDYILVPSAPTEAFGLNEKPDPLMMCINDVFTVPASLAGLPAISIPVGLSNEGLPLALQVIGNYYDETGILNMASVIEQNCGRIIDSLI from the coding sequence ATGAATGAATTGAGAAGGTTCACTATTACAGAGATGTATGATGGACTAAGACGGGGGGATTTTTCTGCTGTTGAGCTTGTAGAAACGCATGTTAGTGCAGTCGAAAATGAGCAACTAAATGCATTTGTAACAAAAACCCCAGAAATCGCGATAAAAGCTGCTAAAATAGCAGATGAATACTTTTTGAAACAAAAAGATAATATTTCATCACTTATGGGCATACCAGTTGGTGTTAAAGATTTATTCTGTACAAAAGGAATAAAAACAACAGCATGCTCAAAAATGCTGGAAAATTTCATCCCGACTTATGAATCTACGGTATCTAATTTGCTTTTAAAAAGTGGAGCAGCCATGCTCGGTAAACTTAACATGGATGAATTTGCTATGGGCTCTGCTAACATAAATAGCTATTTTGGCCCTGTTGAAAATGTATGGATTAGAGAAAGTGATGGAGAAAAAGTTGTTCCTGGTGGATCATCTGGTGGATCTGCAGCATCAGTTGCTGGGTTTTTATGTGCTGGAGCATTAGGAAGCGATACTGGTGGGTCTGTACGTCAACCAGCAGCTTATTGTGGAGTGGTTGGAATAAAGCCAACTTATGGAAGATGTTCGCGTTTTGGTATGATTGCATTTGCAAGCTCTCTTGATCAAGCAGGAGTCATTACTCGTTCTGTTTCTGATTCAGCATTAATGCTGGAAACAATTTGTGGCTATGATGAAAAAGATTCAACATCGAGCGAAAAACCAGTGCCTAAATTTTCTAATCTTATAAATGGTGATATCAAGGGTAAGCGCATTGGTATACCAAAAGAATATAGAATGGATGGGATTTCAGAAGAAATCGTTCATCATTGGGAAAAAGTTTCTTCCAATTTAAAAGAAAATGGTGCTGAAGTTGTTGACATTACTCTGCCTCATACTAAATATGCGATACCGGTTTACTATCTAATTTGTTCTGCTGAAACTTCATCTAATCTTGCTCGCTATGATGGTGTACGTTACGGATTCAGGGTTGATGCTGATACCCTTGAAGAAATGTACTCGCTAACAAGAGCAGAAGGTTTTGGTAAAGAAGTGAAAAGGAGAATTTTAATTGGTTCTTATGCGCTTTCTTCAGGTCATTACAATGAGTATTATGAAAAAGCACAGTGCATTAGGGCATTAATCAGAAATGATTTTATAAAAGCGTTTGAAAAAATAGATTACATACTTGTGCCATCTGCTCCAACAGAAGCTTTCGGCTTAAATGAAAAGCCAGATCCGCTAATGATGTGCATTAATGATGTGTTTACCGTGCCGGCAAGCTTAGCGGGATTACCTGCTATTTCTATCCCTGTTGGGCTCTCAAATGAAGGTTTGCCACTTGCCTTGCAAGTAATTGGAAATTATTATGATGAAACTGGAATATTAAATATGGCAAGTGTGATAGAGCAAAATTGCGGCAGAATAATTGACTCTCTTATATAA
- a CDS encoding exodeoxyribonuclease III: protein MLKIATWNVNSIRRRVNQLCNFIADSQIDIVLLQEIKCTEEQFPYAEIEKLGYEYAIYGQVARNGVCVLSKYPILEKLKIDVVESYQEARYIECVIKHTNNKIRVGSLYVPNGQSLDSQAFEYKLKFFDNLYERMGTLLKNEELTIIAGDYNVALDEIDVFDSNLLNGQVCFHIKEREKLRAILNLGFKDAFRISHPNLQQFTWWHYQGNSLRNNQGMRIDYMLLSPQAVDKLETCYIDDRLRKLENPSDHTPVVCVIKQ, encoded by the coding sequence ATGCTAAAGATTGCAACTTGGAATGTAAACTCAATACGTAGAAGAGTTAATCAACTTTGTAATTTTATAGCTGATAGTCAGATAGATATAGTTTTGCTGCAAGAGATAAAATGTACGGAAGAGCAATTTCCTTATGCAGAGATAGAAAAGTTAGGATATGAATATGCTATCTATGGACAGGTTGCAAGAAATGGCGTTTGTGTTTTATCTAAATATCCAATACTGGAAAAATTAAAAATCGATGTTGTAGAGAGTTATCAAGAAGCACGTTATATAGAGTGTGTGATAAAACACACCAATAATAAGATAAGGGTAGGAAGTTTATACGTGCCCAATGGTCAAAGCTTGGACTCCCAAGCATTTGAATATAAACTCAAGTTTTTTGATAACTTATATGAAAGGATGGGCACTTTGTTGAAAAATGAAGAGTTAACTATTATAGCTGGCGATTATAATGTTGCACTGGATGAAATTGATGTTTTTGATTCAAATTTATTAAATGGCCAAGTATGCTTTCATATAAAAGAGCGTGAGAAATTAAGAGCGATCTTGAATCTTGGTTTTAAAGATGCATTTAGAATATCTCACCCAAATTTGCAACAGTTTACTTGGTGGCATTATCAAGGTAATTCACTGAGAAATAATCAAGGGATGCGAATAGATTATATGCTACTATCGCCACAAGCTGTAGATAAATTGGAAACATGTTACATAGATGATAGGTTGCGTAAACTAGAAAACCCATCTGATCATACTCCTGTTGTATGTGTTATAAAACAATAA
- a CDS encoding phosphomannomutase/phosphoglucomutase, protein MDNNIIRKYDIRGVVGRDLQISDGYEIGRKFGQTAANVCVGYDSRIDSPSIEKELIRGLILSGANVIRVGLCSSPMLYAATMQADLGIMITASHNPREYNGFKFFSSKKVYSDQEMKEIIGSKIKNSTKIGSLINTNIYSEYVNILKDVLKNNTTQKLKIAWDFGNSPTIVRYIEKILPDHIHIVTNSFIDGTFPLHDPDPIEEKNLAQLIDIVKKDKCDLGIALDGDGDRVRLIDNKGNVVSNDHLFMIFSREVLAEHPKSKVIANVKMSMKVHDLVSKLGGQIITCATGHSLVKKKMVEEGAKFAGELSGHFFFSELGFDDGLYSAVKVINILLKKNQSLSEMIEDLPKLYITHEVKIVVKDEKKFQIIESVKETLKQKNIVFSELDGIKVTDNKGWWLLRVSNTQNCITARCEGNTLENFELTKKVLFYYIDALKLYI, encoded by the coding sequence ATGGACAATAATATTATAAGAAAATACGATATTAGAGGTGTGGTAGGCAGAGACCTGCAAATCAGTGATGGGTATGAAATAGGTAGAAAATTCGGTCAAACTGCAGCTAACGTTTGTGTAGGCTATGACAGCAGGATAGATTCACCAAGTATAGAAAAAGAATTAATCAGAGGCTTGATTTTATCCGGTGCGAATGTTATACGCGTTGGGCTCTGTTCTTCACCTATGCTCTACGCTGCAACAATGCAGGCAGATCTTGGGATTATGATCACTGCTTCTCATAATCCCAGAGAATATAACGGCTTTAAATTTTTCAGTAGTAAAAAAGTTTACTCAGATCAAGAAATGAAGGAAATTATAGGCAGTAAAATTAAAAACAGCACGAAAATTGGAAGCTTAATTAACACGAATATATATAGTGAGTACGTTAACATATTAAAAGATGTGCTCAAGAATAACACTACACAAAAACTAAAAATAGCCTGGGATTTTGGCAATAGTCCAACAATTGTAAGGTATATTGAAAAGATTTTACCAGATCATATACACATCGTAACCAATAGCTTTATAGATGGAACGTTTCCACTGCATGACCCAGATCCCATAGAAGAGAAAAATCTTGCTCAGTTAATAGATATTGTCAAGAAAGATAAATGTGATCTTGGTATTGCACTTGATGGTGATGGTGATAGGGTACGCTTGATTGATAATAAAGGTAATGTTGTTTCCAATGATCACTTGTTTATGATTTTTTCACGTGAAGTATTGGCGGAACACCCAAAAAGCAAAGTTATTGCCAACGTAAAAATGAGTATGAAAGTGCATGATCTTGTTAGTAAATTAGGAGGACAAATAATTACCTGTGCCACTGGACACTCACTAGTTAAGAAAAAGATGGTAGAAGAAGGAGCAAAATTTGCCGGTGAACTCAGTGGGCATTTTTTCTTTTCTGAGCTGGGTTTCGATGATGGACTATATTCTGCTGTTAAAGTCATTAACATTTTACTTAAGAAAAACCAAAGCCTATCTGAGATGATTGAAGATTTGCCAAAGTTATATATCACTCATGAAGTGAAAATTGTAGTGAAGGATGAGAAAAAGTTTCAAATAATTGAGTCAGTAAAGGAGACACTAAAGCAGAAAAATATTGTATTTTCAGAGCTTGATGGTATTAAGGTAACCGATAATAAAGGTTGGTGGCTTCTTAGAGTATCAAATACGCAAAACTGCATTACAGCAAGATGTGAAGGAAATACCTTAGAAAATTTTGAACTCACTAAAAAAGTTTTGTTTTATTACATTGATGCACTAAAATTATACATTTAA
- a CDS encoding uroporphyrinogen-III synthase — protein sequence MKSILLTRPLLDSLSTRSTLKKYGYKVFIEPVFTIKYLNPDISTYEFDVVISTSKNSVKAFSQICKEDGFPIITVGNSTMQAAKNLGFSDIISADSNVDGLISFIKSHYSNAIKFLYIRGQEVSCDLKKRLSEEGFNVREVVLYKTITKRILTNRCKNLLLDGKIDSVAFFSSQTARAFCSLVLKSGLSPVMNNTVAYTMSKNIADSLRLIKWKKIITSRLPTGESLIDIINKDC from the coding sequence ATGAAGTCTATTTTATTGACAAGGCCTTTATTAGATTCGTTGAGCACAAGAAGCACGCTAAAAAAATATGGATACAAAGTTTTTATAGAACCAGTATTCACAATAAAGTACTTAAATCCTGATATATCTACGTATGAATTTGACGTTGTGATATCTACAAGTAAAAACAGTGTAAAGGCTTTCAGTCAAATATGCAAAGAGGATGGCTTTCCAATTATTACGGTTGGTAATTCAACTATGCAGGCTGCAAAAAATTTGGGATTTTCCGATATAATCTCAGCAGACAGCAACGTTGATGGTCTGATATCATTCATAAAATCTCATTATTCAAATGCAATAAAGTTCTTATATATAAGGGGACAAGAAGTATCATGTGACCTAAAAAAGAGATTATCTGAAGAAGGTTTTAACGTAAGAGAAGTTGTACTCTATAAAACAATTACTAAAAGGATTCTAACTAATAGGTGTAAAAATTTACTATTGGACGGTAAAATTGATAGCGTTGCTTTTTTTTCCTCACAAACTGCAAGGGCATTTTGTTCATTAGTTCTAAAAAGTGGGCTATCTCCTGTGATGAATAATACAGTTGCATATACCATGAGTAAAAACATTGCTGATAGTTTAAGGTTAATCAAATGGAAAAAAATTATAACATCAAGGTTACCTACTGGGGAGAGTTTAATTGATATAATTAATAAGGATTGTTGA
- a CDS encoding riboflavin synthase, protein MFKGIIKDIGTITDITIHPNSDQIFHIETQNLSSINKGDSISCSGVCLTVVDIMNDVFTVQVSQETMKVSNLNTWETGKKINLEQAMKLSDRIDGHLVQGHVDDTTEILTINQNLESHEIRLSCPQELIKFITKKGSVTLDGVSLTVNSVVDQEFTVNIIPYTWKNTTFQHNKTGNYLNLEVDMIARYLDQLIKYQHN, encoded by the coding sequence ATGTTTAAAGGAATTATCAAAGATATTGGCACTATAACTGATATCACTATCCACCCTAACTCTGATCAAATCTTCCATATTGAGACACAAAATTTATCCTCTATAAACAAAGGAGATTCAATATCCTGCTCCGGAGTGTGTTTAACTGTTGTCGACATAATGAACGATGTATTCACAGTTCAAGTATCTCAAGAAACCATGAAGGTTTCTAACTTAAATACGTGGGAAACAGGGAAAAAAATAAACCTAGAACAAGCAATGAAACTGAGTGACAGAATTGACGGCCACTTGGTTCAGGGTCATGTGGATGACACAACAGAAATTTTAACAATCAATCAAAATTTAGAATCTCATGAAATCAGACTATCATGCCCACAAGAATTAATTAAATTTATTACAAAAAAAGGTTCTGTAACGCTAGATGGAGTTTCCCTTACAGTAAATTCAGTTGTCGATCAAGAATTCACTGTGAATATAATTCCCTATACATGGAAAAACACAACTTTTCAGCATAATAAAACAGGTAATTACCTAAATTTAGAAGTTGATATGATTGCCCGGTACTTAGACCAGCTGATAAAATATCAACACAATTAA